The Haloplanus sp. CK5-1 genome segment TGGGCCAGTCCGGCGAGGATCATGGCGACGCCGGCCAGTCGCTGAACGGTTCCGATCCGCTCGCTCCACGCCCGGACTGCGTCGCTCCCGACGGCCGCGAGGAGCGTCGTGCCGGTCAGGGGGAGCGCCGCCGCCGCGGCGTACCCCCCGACTGCGACGGCCGCTTGCAGCGGTCCGAGCGTGAGCGCCTGGGTGAACACGCCGACGACGACCGGGACGACACAACCCGCGGCTGCGAGGGCGTATCCCCCGCCGAACACGGCCGCCCCAGTGACCGACGCACGACGCTCCGGTAACCGGATGTGGAGACCCGGCGTCCGTCCGGTCGAATAGAGGACGCCCAGACCGACGAGCACGGCGCCGGCCAGTGGTTCGAGGAGTGTCAGGCGCCGAACTAGCCTCCCACCGACTGCGAGCAGGACACCACCCGCCGACGCGAGGACGGCGACGGCTCCCGCCGAGGCTGCGAGGCCACGGATGGCTGCCCCGCCCACACCACCGTCGGCCGTCTGGAGGGTGTAGCCGACGTATCCCGGCAGGAGCGGGTAGGCACAGGGGGCGAAAAACGTCGCGAGGCCGGCACTCACCGCGAACGCGAGCGTCCCGGCGACGGACGCGTCGGTCACGACAGGACCGAGGCGATCCGTCGATCCAACGTCTCGGTGGACGCGACACCCCCGTGAGACCACGCGATCGATCCCGACGCGTCCGTGACGGCGAGATAGGGGAGGCCGTCGGCACCGAGCGCGGCCAGCAGGCTCCCGTCGGGGTCGTGGCCGAGCGCCCAACGGCCGTCGTTGTCGCGCCACCACGCCCGCAGGGCCTCCCGATCGAGTCCACCGCCGAACCGTTCGTTGGTGACCGAGACGAACGCCACGCGGTCGGCGTAACGATCGTGCACCGCTCCGAGCGCGTCCATCTGCCGGACACAGGGCTCACACCACGTCGCGAAACAGTCGACCACGGTGGGGGTCCCCGTCGCCGGCACGGACGCACGCCCGGCCGTCGATCCGGTGGCGTCGACGGTCGACACCTCGACCGGGAGACGGCTCTCGCTGCCCGTCCCGAGGTCGATCGTGTCGCCGCCGATGACGGCACTCCCGACGAAACCGACACCCACGAGGCCGGCGAGGAGGTGGCGGCGGCCAAGCGTCCGACGAGAAGTCGGATCGTCACTCATCGGCCCGACCTTCGGAGTCGGCGGTCTAAGCGTTCATGGTGCGTCCATCGAAAGCTACCGCTGAGCCTCGATCGCGGCGGAGATGGCGTCGTACGTCGGCTCGACGAGTCGGTCGCCGACGAACACGCCCGGCGTCCCCTCAACCCCGCTGTCGAGCCCCGACTGTCGGTCGGCCTCCAACACCGGGCGGTAGGTCTCGTTGACCGCGTCGGCCTGGATCGCACACCCCGGCGCGCCCACGTCCTCGGCGAGGTCGGTGATGAGCGCCGGCGAGAAGTCACCCTGGTTCTCGAACAGCGCGTGGGCGTACTCGAAGAAGGCCTCGTCGCCGACCTCGTCCTGCACCCCGCGGGCGGCGCTCCCGGCCTGCCACGACCACCGTTCGTCGACCGGGATCGGGAAGTCGTGGTGCTCGAACCGGATCACGCCCGGTTCGACGTACTCCGACCGGAGTTCCGGGATCACCTCGAGGCTGAACGTCGCACAGTGGGGACAGGAAAAGTCCTCGAACGCCGCGACGGTCACGTCGGGGTCGTCCGGTCCCAGCGTCGGTGCCGGCAGTTCGGCCACCGTCGGTTCGTCGCCGGCGTCGCAGTCTTCGGTCCCGCCACCGCCACCGCCGCCGAGACACCCCGCCGAGAGCCCCGCGAGACCGGCCGTCGCCGCGAGATAGGCGCGTCTGGTGCGTTCCATACGGTCGGATCGGGGCGGGCCCGACTTATCCCTCTCGGTCCTCGAGTTCGGCCGCGTCGAACGCGGCCTCGGCCGGCGAATCAGGGCGTTTTTATGCGCTCCGGCGGAAGGTCGTGGCATGAGCTTCGAGAAAGAGGACGAAGTCGTACTCCACGACAAACACAGCGAGTACGACGGCGAGGCGGGGACGATCACACAGGTGATGGAGACGATGTTCGGCGACGCCACGTACACGATCAGCTTCGAGGACGGTCAGGAGACCGGCGTTCCCCAGGACGCCCTCGAACGCGTCGACGACACGGACGACGAGTAACCCGCTGCCCGCACCGTATGTCGAGTGTCCCCTTCCACTACGTCGATCTGCGGACGTTCTGTTACGCCACCGAGGACGAAAAACGCGTCGAGGGGGCACTCCGGACCTACCTCCCCGAGGAGTACGAACTGGAGCGCCAGGTGACCGAAGGTCACCACGGCGACCGGATCGCCATCCTCTCGGCGCGACTGGAGAACGCCGACGACGTGCGGTACGTCCTCGACCGACTCGTCGACCTCCCCGACTACGAGGCGTTCGTCGACGAACTCGACGACCGGGTCTCGGAGGACTGCTCGCTGTATCTCACGCTGGACAAGCAGGCCGCCTTCGGCGGCGAGGTTCGACAAGGGGACGGCATCACCCTCCGCGGGAAGGTCGAGGCCTACCCCGCGAACCGCGAGGCCGCCGTCGAGAACGCCCGCGAGGCGTTCGAGGCCGCCCGCGACTAATACGGTCTATTGTAAGTCAGTACCGGTGGGTCGCCAGAACGCCCCGGCGACCCACCGGTAAACAGTTACAACAAATCCGTATAACCCAGGAGTTCGACCACGCGGTCCGCGCCGACGAAGCCGTCGTCCAGTCGGTCGGTCGGCGTCCCGTCTTCGAAGACCACGAGCGTCGGCACCCGCGTGATGTCGTAGTCCTCGATCAACGCCGGGTCGCCACGCGGGTTGACGAACGCCACGGGCACACCCGTCTCCTCGGTGACGAGTCCGAGCACCGGTTCCATGGCACCGCAGGCGCTACAGCCGGCGGTGTAGAACTCCACGAGCGCGCGGTCGTGAGCCGCGACGAACCGGTCGAGGGCCGCCGCGGTGTCGAGGCGAACGGGCGTCGGCGCGTCGGTCGTCCGGGTGTCGGTCACGCCGACCGATACGTGCTCCGGGCGGGTGAACCGTTCGGCGTCGTTCCCGTCACTCGACGCTCGGGGCGTCCTCGTCGCTCCGTCCGGGGAGGAGCAGTTCGACTTCGAGTTCCGGGTCGCCGACACCCTCGAAGTCGATGTCGAGTTCGACCGGTTCGCCGAAGGCGAAGGGGAGTTCCCACTCGTCGTCGGCGATAGTGAGGTCGTCGCCGTCGCGAAGTCCTTCGCCGAGCGCGATCAGGAACTCGCCCGCCTCGGTCGCGCCGAGTCGGTACTCCCGTTCGAACTCGCGTCCCGTTCGGATGGTCGTTCGCTCCTCGTCCGCGTCGGTGGGTTCTGACATCGTGTCCAGAAGGGGGTCCGGCCACATAGCCCCCTCGGTTCAGTCCGCCCCGACGCGGCATCCCCGCCTCCGACGGCCCCGTCCGTTAGGATGGCGTGACTGCCGGCGCCGTCAGGGCCACTTGATCCCACAGCCCCGCGAGGGACCGGGGTCGAGGTCGACCGCCTCGCCCGCGCGGACGGCGTCGATGGCCTGCCGGACGTAGAACTCCGTCGCCTCCTCGTCCGGGCCGAGGGCGTCGTCGAGGCGGCCGTGGTACGCCAACCGGTAGGTGTCGCCGTCCCGCCGGAAGAGGAAGGGGTCCGGCGTACAGACCGCGCCGTACGCCCGCGCGACGTCGGCCGTCTCGTCCCGGAGGTAGGCGTCGTAGGCCACCCGTCCCTCCTCGACGAACGCCCGCATCTTCTCGAAGGAGTCGTCGGGGTACTCCTCGGCGTCGTTGGCGTTGATTCCGACGACCGTCACGTCGTCTTCGGCGGCGATGTCGTTCAACAGGTCGAACTTCGCCTGTGCGTACGGGCAGTGGTTGCAGGTGAACACGACGAGGAGGGCGTCGGTATCGAAGTCCTCGAGCGTGTACGTCTCCCCGTCGACGCCGGGAAGTTCGAACGCCGGTGCGGGGTCGCCGTCCGCGAGGTCCGAGTCGGACTCTGGGAGCGCCATACCCGCGGTAGCGCCCGGGCGGTGAAATACTGTGGGTCGGCGGCAACGGAGTGTGCAAAAGATTTTTATAGAACCGCTCACAAGCATCCGATGCAATCAGGGTGATCAGCGATGGCCCTGCCGACCGATCCGACAAGTTCGTGGCTCCAGCGCACAGGGTTCCCGAATCAGTTGTTCGAACTCGGGAGCAACGACTACGAACTGTACGAGGAGGACGACGAGTTCGTCCTGAGCGTCGAGACGCCGGGGTTCGACCCCGCGGAGATCGACGTCACTTGGGACGAAGGCGTCCTCAACGTCGCCGCCGAGCGCGAGGACCAGACGCGCGGCGAGCACCGGACCTACCACCGACGGTTCCGCTTCCCGAAGACCGTCGACGACGAGGAGATCGGTGCTAGCTACAACAACGGCATCCTCGAGGTCCGGCTGCCGGTGGTGACGACCGCGACCACCCGAGGCAAGCGGATCGAGATCGAATCCTGAGGCCTCGGTGTAACGGTCGACGCGTCGAACGGCATCCTCGATTATTCGACCGAGACGAGGTAGATCCCGAGCATCGCACACCCGATCCCCGCGACTTTTCTGACCGTCAGCGACTCGTCGAGGAAGGCGATTCCCACGACGGAACTGATCACGAGGAAGGTCCCGAAGATGGGGACCACCGCGCTCACCGGGCCGAGCGAGAGCGCGCGGTAGTACGCGAGGATGCCCACCGCGAGGAAGATCCCGGCCAGATAGAGGTACGGTGCCTTCGGGTGGCCGAGATGCGAGGCGACCGACTGTCCCTCGTAGAGGACGACGGCCACGGTGGCGAGCAACAGGATCCCGTTGGTGATGAGTGCGGCGACGAAACTCGGCACCTTCGGGTCGCCGGTCGTCGCGAAGCCGACCAGCGGTGCGACCGCCGAGTACGCCACCAGCGCCACCA includes the following:
- a CDS encoding Hsp20/alpha crystallin family protein — its product is MALPTDPTSSWLQRTGFPNQLFELGSNDYELYEEDDEFVLSVETPGFDPAEIDVTWDEGVLNVAAEREDQTRGEHRTYHRRFRFPKTVDDEEIGASYNNGILEVRLPVVTTATTRGKRIEIES
- a CDS encoding RNA-binding protein; the protein is MSSVPFHYVDLRTFCYATEDEKRVEGALRTYLPEEYELERQVTEGHHGDRIAILSARLENADDVRYVLDRLVDLPDYEAFVDELDDRVSEDCSLYLTLDKQAAFGGEVRQGDGITLRGKVEAYPANREAAVENAREAFEAARD
- a CDS encoding EamA family transporter, yielding MGYVQWALVALVAYSAVAPLVGFATTGDPKVPSFVAALITNGILLLATVAVVLYEGQSVASHLGHPKAPYLYLAGIFLAVGILAYYRALSLGPVSAVVPIFGTFLVISSVVGIAFLDESLTVRKVAGIGCAMLGIYLVSVE
- a CDS encoding amphi-Trp domain-containing protein, producing MSEPTDADEERTTIRTGREFEREYRLGATEAGEFLIALGEGLRDGDDLTIADDEWELPFAFGEPVELDIDFEGVGDPELEVELLLPGRSDEDAPSVE
- a CDS encoding cytochrome c biogenesis CcdA family protein, whose amino-acid sequence is MTDASVAGTLAFAVSAGLATFFAPCAYPLLPGYVGYTLQTADGGVGGAAIRGLAASAGAVAVLASAGGVLLAVGGRLVRRLTLLEPLAGAVLVGLGVLYSTGRTPGLHIRLPERRASVTGAAVFGGGYALAAAGCVVPVVVGVFTQALTLGPLQAAVAVGGYAAAAALPLTGTTLLAAVGSDAVRAWSERIGTVQRLAGVAMILAGLAQAVASLRYLGLV
- a CDS encoding TlpA disulfide reductase family protein; translated protein: MSDDPTSRRTLGRRHLLAGLVGVGFVGSAVIGGDTIDLGTGSESRLPVEVSTVDATGSTAGRASVPATGTPTVVDCFATWCEPCVRQMDALGAVHDRYADRVAFVSVTNERFGGGLDREALRAWWRDNDGRWALGHDPDGSLLAALGADGLPYLAVTDASGSIAWSHGGVASTETLDRRIASVLS
- a CDS encoding DUF1918 domain-containing protein; its protein translation is MSFEKEDEVVLHDKHSEYDGEAGTITQVMETMFGDATYTISFEDGQETGVPQDALERVDDTDDE
- a CDS encoding DsbA family protein; protein product: MERTRRAYLAATAGLAGLSAGCLGGGGGGGTEDCDAGDEPTVAELPAPTLGPDDPDVTVAAFEDFSCPHCATFSLEVIPELRSEYVEPGVIRFEHHDFPIPVDERWSWQAGSAARGVQDEVGDEAFFEYAHALFENQGDFSPALITDLAEDVGAPGCAIQADAVNETYRPVLEADRQSGLDSGVEGTPGVFVGDRLVEPTYDAISAAIEAQR
- a CDS encoding thioredoxin family protein; this encodes MTDTRTTDAPTPVRLDTAAALDRFVAAHDRALVEFYTAGCSACGAMEPVLGLVTEETGVPVAFVNPRGDPALIEDYDITRVPTLVVFEDGTPTDRLDDGFVGADRVVELLGYTDLL
- a CDS encoding thioredoxin family protein — encoded protein: MALPESDSDLADGDPAPAFELPGVDGETYTLEDFDTDALLVVFTCNHCPYAQAKFDLLNDIAAEDDVTVVGINANDAEEYPDDSFEKMRAFVEEGRVAYDAYLRDETADVARAYGAVCTPDPFLFRRDGDTYRLAYHGRLDDALGPDEEATEFYVRQAIDAVRAGEAVDLDPGPSRGCGIKWP